A genomic stretch from Angustibacter sp. Root456 includes:
- a CDS encoding F0F1 ATP synthase subunit delta — protein MQGSSRESLAAAQERLSSLLGAAGTDGAAIGAALFGVIDVLDANPSLRRALTDPSNDADAKVTLVQRLLTGKASADVIELVSELVRSRWSRGRDLADAADDLAAESVLASAEKAGRADRVEDELFRFERLVDADPALARALADRAAPTQSKADLVERLLADKAAPETLTLVRRAVLAGRGLHLANGLERYISLAAERREQLVAHVKVALPLEADQRDRLAAALKDLYGKAVQLNVDVDPDVLGGIRIEIGDEVLDGTVSRRLDDVRRRLAG, from the coding sequence ATGCAGGGCAGCAGCCGTGAGTCGCTGGCCGCGGCCCAGGAGCGACTGAGCTCGCTCCTGGGCGCGGCCGGCACCGACGGTGCGGCCATCGGGGCGGCGCTGTTCGGGGTGATCGACGTGCTCGACGCGAACCCGTCGCTGCGCCGCGCGCTCACCGACCCGTCGAACGACGCGGACGCCAAGGTCACCCTCGTGCAGCGTCTGCTGACCGGCAAGGCCTCGGCCGACGTCATCGAGCTCGTCAGCGAGCTCGTCCGGTCGCGGTGGTCGCGCGGCCGCGACCTCGCCGACGCCGCCGACGACCTCGCTGCCGAGTCCGTGCTGGCCAGCGCGGAGAAGGCCGGCCGCGCCGACCGCGTCGAGGACGAGCTGTTCCGGTTCGAGCGGCTCGTCGACGCCGACCCGGCGCTGGCTCGGGCGCTGGCCGACCGGGCCGCGCCGACGCAGAGCAAGGCCGACCTGGTCGAGCGCCTGCTGGCCGACAAGGCGGCGCCCGAGACGTTGACGCTCGTGCGCCGGGCGGTGCTGGCCGGTCGCGGTCTGCACCTGGCGAACGGGCTCGAGCGCTACATCAGCCTGGCCGCCGAGCGGCGCGAGCAGCTCGTCGCCCACGTCAAGGTCGCCCTGCCGCTCGAGGCCGACCAGCGCGACCGCCTCGCGGCGGCGCTGAAGGACCTCTACGGCAAGGCCGTGCAGCTGAACGTCGACGTCGACCCCGACGTCCTCGGCGGCATCCGGATCGAGATCGGCGACGAGGTGCTCGACGGCACCGTGTCGCGCCGCCTCGACGACGTCCGCCGGCGCCTGGCGGGCTGA
- the rpmE gene encoding 50S ribosomal protein L31 yields the protein MKTDIHPEYVETQVTCTCGAQFTTRSTATSGQIHADVCSQCHPFYTGKQKLMDTGGRVARFQARYGKKDAKTEAK from the coding sequence GTGAAGACCGACATCCACCCCGAGTACGTCGAGACGCAGGTCACCTGCACCTGCGGCGCGCAGTTCACCACCCGCAGCACCGCGACGTCCGGCCAGATCCACGCCGACGTCTGCAGCCAGTGCCACCCCTTCTACACCGGCAAGCAGAAGCTCATGGACACCGGCGGTCGCGTGGCCCGGTTCCAGGCCCGTTACGGCAAGAAGGACGCCAAGACCGAGGCCAAGTAG
- a CDS encoding F0F1 ATP synthase subunit B yields the protein MHLATILAAEGDQGGWANAYPIIPHPGELIFGIIAFAILYWIVAKKVVPRLETMYAERAAAIEGQIEEADKANAEAAELLEQYRAQLADSRAEASKIREDARAEGAQIIAELREKAQADAERIVASAHAQIAAERQQAVIALRAEVGTLATQLASKVVGESLEDEARQRRTVERFLADLEAGNVERVAVAAEPAGQDS from the coding sequence GTGCACCTCGCAACGATCCTCGCGGCCGAGGGTGACCAGGGCGGCTGGGCGAACGCCTACCCGATCATCCCGCACCCCGGTGAGCTGATCTTCGGCATCATCGCCTTCGCCATCCTGTACTGGATCGTGGCCAAGAAGGTCGTGCCTCGGCTGGAGACGATGTACGCCGAGCGCGCGGCGGCCATCGAGGGCCAGATCGAGGAGGCCGACAAGGCCAACGCCGAGGCGGCCGAGCTGCTTGAGCAGTACCGCGCCCAGCTGGCCGACTCGCGCGCCGAGGCCTCGAAGATCCGCGAGGACGCGCGCGCCGAGGGCGCGCAGATCATCGCCGAGCTGCGCGAGAAGGCCCAGGCCGACGCCGAGCGCATCGTCGCCTCGGCCCACGCCCAGATCGCGGCCGAGCGTCAGCAGGCCGTGATCGCGCTGCGCGCCGAGGTCGGCACGCTCGCGACCCAGCTCGCGTCCAAGGTCGTGGGGGAGTCGCTCGAGGACGAGGCGCGCCAGCGGCGCACCGTCGAGCGCTTCCTCGCCGACCTCGAGGCCGGCAACGTCGAGCGGGTAGCCGTCGCGGCGGAGCCTGCCGGGCAGGACTCCTGA
- a CDS encoding AtpZ/AtpI family protein → MSSTKPPDGERPGAEANRAWRSFSYLLAGPLVYGGLGWLLDRWLGTSFLLPVGLVAGMGLSLYLIWFRYGTH, encoded by the coding sequence ATGAGCTCCACGAAGCCGCCGGACGGCGAGCGTCCGGGCGCCGAGGCCAATCGCGCCTGGCGGTCCTTCTCGTACCTGCTCGCCGGGCCGCTGGTGTACGGCGGCCTCGGCTGGCTGCTCGACCGCTGGCTGGGCACCTCGTTCCTGCTCCCAGTGGGTCTGGTCGCCGGGATGGGGCTGTCGCTGTACCTGATCTGGTTCCGGTACGGTACGCACTGA
- the glyA gene encoding serine hydroxymethyltransferase, whose translation MSDTFWGPDFDALQQQDPEIAEVVLGELNRLRSGLQLIASENFTSPAVLAALGSTLSNKYAEGYPGRRYYGGCAEVDKAEQLGIERAKELFGAEHANLQPHSGASANIAAYGAFCAPGDTVLAMSLPHGGHLTHGTKVSFSGKWFNAVHYGVNPKTEDIDYDQVRDLAREHRPKMIICGGSAIPRLIDFKAFREVADEVGAILMVDAAHFIGLVAGKAIPSPVPYADVVTFTTHKVLRGPRGGALVCKAEHAAKLDKAVFPMMQGGPLMHAVAAKAVNLKECMTPEYQQYARQVIANAQALTQGLADHGMRPVTGGTDTHLALLDLASTGVTGKDAEARCDAAGIVLNKNAIPNDPQPPSVASGIRVGSPSVTTQGMGEAEMTRVAALIARAVKETDGDPDHAVAREVRAEVSELVSAFPAYPHG comes from the coding sequence ATGAGCGACACCTTCTGGGGTCCGGACTTCGACGCCCTGCAGCAGCAGGACCCCGAGATCGCGGAGGTGGTGCTCGGTGAGCTCAACCGCTTGCGCAGTGGCCTGCAGCTCATCGCGAGCGAGAACTTCACCTCGCCGGCGGTGCTGGCGGCGCTCGGCTCGACGCTGAGCAACAAGTACGCCGAGGGCTATCCGGGGCGCCGCTACTACGGCGGCTGCGCCGAGGTCGACAAGGCCGAGCAGCTCGGCATCGAGCGGGCCAAGGAGCTGTTCGGCGCCGAGCACGCCAACCTGCAGCCGCACTCGGGAGCGAGCGCCAACATCGCCGCGTACGGCGCGTTCTGCGCCCCGGGCGACACCGTGCTCGCGATGAGCCTGCCGCACGGCGGCCACCTCACGCACGGCACCAAGGTGTCGTTCAGCGGCAAGTGGTTCAACGCCGTCCACTACGGCGTCAACCCGAAGACCGAGGACATCGACTACGACCAGGTCCGCGACCTCGCCCGCGAGCACCGCCCGAAGATGATCATCTGCGGCGGTTCGGCGATCCCGCGCCTCATCGACTTCAAGGCCTTCCGCGAGGTGGCCGACGAGGTCGGCGCGATCCTCATGGTCGACGCCGCGCACTTCATCGGCCTGGTCGCCGGCAAGGCGATCCCGAGCCCGGTGCCCTACGCCGACGTCGTCACGTTCACGACGCACAAGGTGCTGCGCGGCCCCCGCGGTGGCGCGCTGGTCTGCAAGGCCGAGCACGCGGCCAAGCTCGACAAGGCCGTGTTCCCGATGATGCAGGGCGGCCCGCTCATGCACGCGGTCGCGGCCAAGGCCGTGAACCTCAAGGAGTGCATGACGCCGGAGTACCAGCAGTATGCGCGGCAGGTCATCGCCAACGCCCAGGCCCTTACCCAGGGGCTCGCCGACCACGGCATGCGCCCGGTCACCGGCGGCACCGACACGCACCTGGCGCTGCTCGACCTCGCGAGCACCGGCGTCACCGGCAAGGACGCCGAGGCCCGCTGCGACGCGGCTGGCATCGTGCTGAACAAGAACGCGATCCCCAACGACCCCCAGCCGCCGAGCGTGGCGTCCGGCATCCGCGTCGGCAGCCCGTCGGTCACCACGCAGGGGATGGGTGAGGCCGAGATGACGCGGGTCGCCGCGCTCATCGCGCGGGCCGTCAAGGAGACGGACGGCGACCCCGACCACGCCGTGGCGCGCGAGGTGCGCGCCGAGGTGAGCGAGCTGGTGAGCGCCTTCCCGGCGTACCCGCACGGCTGA
- the atpB gene encoding F0F1 ATP synthase subunit A has translation MSTLAALAAEGSTYETPGVKDFWQPLIGDGAFAVTRASIVILLSVAIIAWLLLAGTKKLTVVPSRKQAATEVTYGMIRNGLGRDVIGSHDFLRFMPLLFTLFTLILLNNLFSVVPVIQFPTMSRIAFPAVLAIVVFVVYHWIGIEKRGFVGYFKSLVPSGLPAGLIPPIFLLELITDMFTRPVTLALRLFGNMFAGHLLLVLFIGGGEYMLTHGSFGLKIAGGSSLILGFVMTVFEILVQFLQAYIFTLLAAIYIAGALADEH, from the coding sequence GTGAGCACGCTGGCCGCTCTTGCCGCCGAGGGCTCGACGTACGAGACCCCGGGCGTCAAGGACTTCTGGCAGCCGCTGATCGGCGACGGCGCCTTCGCGGTCACCCGCGCGTCCATCGTCATCCTGCTGTCGGTCGCGATCATCGCCTGGCTGCTGCTCGCCGGCACCAAGAAGCTCACCGTGGTGCCGAGCCGCAAGCAGGCCGCCACCGAGGTCACCTACGGGATGATCCGCAACGGGCTGGGCCGCGACGTCATTGGCAGCCACGACTTCCTGCGGTTCATGCCGCTGCTGTTCACCCTCTTCACGCTGATCCTGCTCAACAACCTGTTCAGCGTCGTCCCGGTGATCCAGTTCCCGACGATGAGCCGGATCGCCTTCCCGGCGGTGCTCGCGATCGTCGTCTTCGTGGTCTACCACTGGATCGGCATCGAGAAGCGCGGTTTCGTCGGCTACTTCAAGTCCCTCGTGCCCTCGGGACTGCCGGCCGGGCTCATCCCGCCGATCTTCCTGCTCGAGCTGATCACCGACATGTTCACCCGGCCGGTCACGCTCGCGCTGCGACTGTTCGGCAACATGTTCGCCGGCCACCTGCTCCTCGTGCTGTTCATCGGCGGCGGCGAGTACATGCTCACCCACGGTTCGTTCGGCCTCAAGATCGCCGGCGGCAGCTCGCTGATCCTGGGCTTCGTGATGACCGTGTTCGAGATCCTCGTGCAGTTCCTGCAGGCCTACATCTTCACGCTGCTGGCCGCCATCTACATCGCCGGCGCCCTCGCCGACGAGCACTGA
- a CDS encoding F0F1 ATP synthase subunit gamma has translation MGAQQRVYRQRINSTTSLKKIFSAMELIATSRIAKARSAVEASTPYARAITRAVSAVATWSNTEHPLITEKETVRRAAVLLITSDRGMAGAYSANVLKEGERLGELLRERGVEPVPYVVGRKGSAYFRFRRRETAQEWTGFSESPQYDNAREIGDTVVDAFVRGSDDGGVDEIHVVFTRFVNMVTQTPDVIRLLPLEVVEGEAAPAADDVLPLYEFEPNAEAVFDALLPRYIGSRIYNCLLQASASEQAARQRAMKSASDNASDLIRLYTRLANQARQAEITQEISEIVGGADALASAGVEN, from the coding sequence ATGGGAGCCCAGCAGCGGGTCTACCGCCAGCGGATCAACTCCACCACGTCGCTGAAGAAGATCTTCAGCGCGATGGAGCTCATCGCGACCTCGCGCATCGCCAAGGCGCGCTCCGCGGTCGAGGCGTCGACCCCGTACGCCCGGGCCATCACCCGCGCGGTCTCGGCGGTGGCGACGTGGTCGAACACCGAGCACCCGCTCATCACCGAGAAGGAGACCGTTCGCCGCGCCGCGGTGCTGCTCATCACGAGCGACCGTGGCATGGCCGGCGCCTACTCCGCGAACGTGCTCAAGGAGGGCGAGCGCCTCGGCGAGCTGCTGCGCGAGCGCGGGGTCGAGCCGGTGCCGTACGTCGTGGGGCGCAAGGGCTCGGCGTACTTCCGGTTCCGCCGGCGCGAGACGGCTCAGGAGTGGACCGGCTTCAGCGAGTCGCCGCAGTACGACAACGCGCGCGAGATCGGCGACACCGTCGTCGACGCCTTCGTGCGCGGCTCGGACGACGGTGGGGTCGACGAGATCCACGTGGTCTTCACGCGGTTCGTCAACATGGTCACCCAGACCCCCGACGTCATCCGGCTGCTGCCGCTGGAGGTCGTCGAGGGCGAGGCGGCACCGGCGGCCGACGACGTGCTGCCGCTGTACGAGTTCGAGCCGAACGCCGAGGCGGTCTTCGACGCCTTGCTGCCGCGCTACATCGGCAGCCGGATCTACAACTGCCTGCTGCAGGCCTCGGCCAGCGAGCAGGCCGCCCGCCAGCGGGCCATGAAGTCGGCCTCGGACAACGCGTCCGACCTCATCCGTCTGTACACCCGGCTGGCCAACCAGGCCCGCCAGGCCGAGATCACCCAGGAGATCAGCGAGATCGTCGGCGGCGCCGACGCACTGGCCTCCGCCGGAGTCGAGAACTGA
- a CDS encoding glycosyltransferase family 4 protein: protein MREYLFVLLVAAAVTYVATPLVRTVAVRRGAMTAVRDRDVHAVPMPRLGGLAMFAGVAVALLVATHLPRLSQVTHDSTDLRAVLIGAVLVVALGVVDDIWGLEAWAKFAGQLLAAGVMAQQGVQMLSLPIFGVTYLPTTALVAITVLVVVTTMNAVNFVDGLDGLAAGITGIAAVGFFSYAYSISRDYSANVFSVAALVAAVLIGCCVGFLPFNFNPAKIFMGDTGAMLIGLLLSAATISLTGNIDPQGVTSGDLPRQLVYLFPVLMPVAVLVVPLLDLVLAIVRRTRAGRSPWQPDAQHLHHQMLSLGHSHAGAVIVLYLWAALVGLGTAALALLPLRWAVVVIVALALLAVTTTVAAPVARRARRDDSRRH, encoded by the coding sequence GTGCGCGAGTACCTGTTCGTCCTGCTGGTGGCCGCAGCGGTCACGTACGTCGCCACGCCCCTGGTGCGCACGGTGGCCGTCCGGCGCGGTGCGATGACGGCGGTGCGTGACCGCGACGTCCACGCGGTGCCCATGCCTCGCCTAGGTGGTCTGGCCATGTTCGCGGGCGTGGCGGTGGCACTGCTCGTGGCCACCCACCTGCCCCGGCTGTCGCAGGTGACCCACGACTCGACCGACCTGCGGGCGGTGCTCATCGGGGCCGTGCTGGTGGTCGCCCTCGGGGTCGTCGACGACATCTGGGGCCTGGAGGCCTGGGCCAAGTTCGCCGGGCAGCTGCTGGCCGCCGGGGTGATGGCCCAGCAAGGCGTGCAGATGCTCTCGCTGCCGATCTTCGGCGTCACCTACCTGCCGACCACGGCCCTCGTGGCGATCACGGTGCTCGTGGTGGTCACCACGATGAACGCGGTGAACTTCGTCGACGGGCTCGACGGCCTGGCGGCCGGCATCACGGGGATCGCCGCCGTCGGCTTCTTCAGCTACGCCTACTCGATCTCGCGCGACTACTCCGCCAACGTGTTCTCGGTCGCGGCGCTCGTGGCGGCCGTGCTCATCGGGTGCTGCGTGGGCTTCCTGCCGTTCAACTTCAACCCGGCCAAGATCTTCATGGGCGACACCGGGGCGATGCTGATCGGGTTGCTGCTGTCGGCGGCCACGATCTCGCTCACGGGCAACATCGATCCTCAGGGCGTGACCTCGGGCGACCTGCCGCGGCAGCTGGTCTACCTGTTCCCGGTGCTCATGCCGGTGGCCGTGCTCGTCGTGCCCCTGCTCGACCTCGTGCTCGCCATCGTGCGGCGTACGCGGGCCGGCCGGTCTCCGTGGCAGCCGGACGCTCAGCACCTGCACCACCAGATGCTGTCCCTCGGCCACAGCCACGCCGGTGCGGTGATCGTGCTCTACCTGTGGGCCGCGCTCGTGGGGCTCGGCACCGCTGCGCTCGCGTTGCTCCCACTGCGCTGGGCCGTGGTGGTGATCGTGGCCCTCGCGCTCCTGGCGGTCACCACGACCGTCGCTGCCCCGGTAGCGCGGCGTGCACGCAGAGACGACAGCCGCCGGCACTGA
- the prmC gene encoding peptide chain release factor N(5)-glutamine methyltransferase, giving the protein MSEQQLAQAVREATARLQRAGVSSARHDAEALAAHVLGRPLGDVRLAVLRGDDVTLGERFTALVDERCRRVPLQHLTGTAPFRGVDLAVGPGVFVPRPETEVVAQPAVDEAQRILTAEGRSAVVVDLCTGSGAIAIAVAREVPHAEVHAVELDAQALAWAQRNVAAHAPRVDLRQGDAATACPDLEGVCDVVVSNPPYVPPDCVPVDPEVRDHDPEVALYGRGPDGLQVPRQVIARAAELLAEGGLLVVEHADVQQDALLRALTTSGGWDDARGHRDLTGRPRYVTARRRRP; this is encoded by the coding sequence GTGAGCGAGCAGCAGCTGGCCCAGGCGGTGCGCGAGGCGACCGCCCGGCTCCAGCGCGCGGGCGTCTCGAGCGCCCGCCACGACGCCGAGGCGCTGGCGGCGCACGTGCTCGGCCGGCCCCTCGGCGACGTCCGCCTCGCCGTGCTGCGCGGGGACGACGTCACGCTCGGCGAGCGGTTCACCGCGCTCGTCGACGAGCGCTGCCGGCGCGTGCCCCTGCAGCACCTCACCGGCACGGCGCCGTTCCGGGGCGTCGACCTCGCGGTCGGCCCCGGCGTGTTCGTTCCCCGACCCGAGACCGAGGTGGTGGCCCAGCCGGCGGTCGACGAGGCGCAGCGGATCCTCACCGCCGAGGGCCGCAGCGCGGTGGTCGTCGACCTCTGCACCGGCTCGGGGGCCATCGCCATCGCGGTGGCCCGCGAGGTGCCGCACGCCGAGGTGCACGCGGTCGAGCTCGACGCGCAGGCGCTGGCCTGGGCGCAGCGCAACGTGGCCGCCCACGCCCCTCGGGTCGACCTGCGCCAGGGCGACGCCGCGACGGCCTGCCCCGACCTCGAGGGCGTGTGCGACGTCGTGGTCAGCAACCCGCCGTACGTGCCGCCGGACTGCGTGCCCGTCGACCCCGAGGTGCGCGACCACGACCCCGAGGTGGCGTTGTACGGCCGAGGCCCCGACGGCCTGCAGGTGCCGCGCCAGGTGATCGCGCGCGCGGCCGAGCTGCTCGCCGAGGGCGGCCTGCTCGTCGTCGAGCACGCCGACGTCCAGCAGGACGCGCTGCTGCGGGCGCTCACGACGTCCGGTGGCTGGGACGACGCCCGGGGCCATCGAGATCTCACCGGCCGCCCCCGCTACGTCACCGCCCGTCGTCGCCGCCCCTGA
- the prfA gene encoding peptide chain release factor 1: MHARPGGPVQDAVEALVSEHADLERQLADPAVHADQARARRLARRYAELTPVVSARAAWQQACDDVEAARELAADDAGFAEELPTLVEQRDAAAEHLRRLLVPRDPDDDRDVILEVKAGEGGEESALFAGDLLRMYLRYAERQGWSTQVLDATESDLGGYKDVSVAIKYRGTPEPGHGVWSRLKYEGGVHRVQRVPVTESQGRIHTSAAGVLVMPEPDETVELEIPANDIRIDVFRSSGPGGQSVNTTDSAVRITHLPTGVVVSCQNEKSQLQNREQAMRILRARLHAIAQEQAQAEAAAARRSQVRTVDRSERIRTYNFPENRISDHRTGFKAYNLDAVLDGDLDPVVQSAVEADEAAQLAAMGE, from the coding sequence ATGCACGCCAGACCAGGAGGCCCGGTGCAGGACGCCGTCGAGGCGCTCGTCTCCGAGCACGCCGACCTCGAGCGCCAGCTCGCCGATCCCGCCGTGCACGCCGACCAGGCGCGCGCGCGCCGCCTGGCCCGCCGGTACGCCGAGCTGACTCCCGTGGTGTCAGCCCGGGCCGCGTGGCAGCAGGCGTGCGACGACGTCGAGGCCGCTCGCGAGCTGGCCGCCGACGACGCCGGCTTCGCCGAAGAGCTCCCCACGCTGGTCGAGCAGCGCGACGCCGCGGCTGAGCACCTGCGCCGGCTGCTCGTGCCGCGCGACCCCGATGACGACCGCGACGTCATCCTCGAGGTGAAGGCCGGCGAGGGTGGCGAGGAGTCCGCGCTGTTCGCCGGCGACCTGCTGCGCATGTACCTGCGGTACGCCGAGCGCCAGGGCTGGTCGACTCAGGTGCTCGACGCCACCGAGTCCGATCTCGGCGGCTACAAGGACGTCTCCGTCGCGATCAAGTACCGCGGAACGCCCGAGCCGGGCCACGGCGTGTGGTCGCGGCTGAAGTACGAGGGCGGAGTGCACCGCGTGCAGCGCGTGCCCGTCACCGAGTCCCAGGGCCGGATCCACACCTCGGCGGCCGGGGTGCTCGTCATGCCGGAGCCGGACGAGACCGTCGAGCTCGAGATCCCGGCGAACGACATCCGCATCGACGTCTTCCGCTCCAGCGGCCCTGGCGGGCAGAGCGTCAACACCACGGACTCGGCCGTGCGCATCACGCACCTGCCCACCGGCGTCGTCGTCTCGTGCCAGAACGAGAAGAGCCAGCTGCAGAACCGCGAGCAGGCCATGCGGATCCTGCGCGCCCGCCTGCACGCCATCGCCCAGGAGCAGGCGCAGGCCGAAGCGGCAGCGGCCCGGCGCTCGCAGGTGCGCACGGTCGACCGCTCCGAGCGCATCCGCACCTACAACTTCCCCGAGAACCGCATCAGCGACCACCGCACGGGCTTCAAGGCGTACAACCTCGACGCCGTGCTCGACGGCGACCTCGACCCGGTCGTGCAGTCCGCCGTCGAGGCCGACGAGGCCGCCCAGCTCGCGGCGATGGGGGAGTGA
- a CDS encoding L-threonylcarbamoyladenylate synthase: protein MNRIDARTDTGRTTGARLTADAVQRGEVIVMPTDTVYGVGADAFDPQAVAAVLAAKGRGRDVPPPVLVPSVRTLDGLAMDVSPAARELVAAFWPGPLTIVCRAAPTLDWDLGDTGGTVALRMPLHRVALAVLELTGPMAVTSANKHGQPPATTVDDAIAQLGDAVSVYLDGGPSPSSTASTIVDVTGAVPRVLRAGPIPLERLRAVAADVEGLAEAIE, encoded by the coding sequence GTGAACCGCATCGACGCTCGCACCGACACCGGCCGGACGACGGGAGCCCGCCTCACCGCGGACGCCGTCCAGCGCGGTGAGGTCATCGTGATGCCCACCGACACGGTCTACGGCGTGGGCGCCGACGCCTTCGACCCGCAGGCGGTGGCCGCCGTGCTCGCCGCCAAGGGTCGCGGCCGCGACGTCCCGCCACCCGTGCTCGTGCCGAGCGTGCGCACCCTCGACGGCCTGGCCATGGACGTCAGCCCGGCGGCGCGCGAGCTCGTCGCAGCCTTCTGGCCCGGGCCGCTCACGATCGTCTGCCGCGCCGCGCCCACGCTCGACTGGGACCTCGGTGACACGGGCGGCACGGTGGCGCTGCGCATGCCCCTGCACCGCGTGGCGCTCGCCGTGCTCGAGCTCACCGGCCCGATGGCGGTCACGAGCGCCAACAAGCACGGCCAGCCCCCGGCCACCACGGTCGACGACGCGATCGCCCAGCTCGGTGACGCCGTCAGCGTCTACCTCGACGGCGGCCCGAGCCCGTCGTCCACCGCCTCGACGATCGTCGACGTGACCGGCGCCGTGCCGCGCGTGCTGCGCGCTGGACCCATCCCGCTCGAGCGACTGCGGGCCGTGGCCGCCGACGTCGAGGGTCTGGCTGAGGCAATAGAGTGA
- the atpA gene encoding F0F1 ATP synthase subunit alpha: protein MTELTIRPDEIRAALDSFVQSYEPGAAAREEVGRVSEAGDGIARVEGLPSVMANELLRFEDGTLGLALNLDVRDIGVVVLGEFSGIEEGQEVQRTGDILSVPVGDAFLGRVVDPLGKPIDGLGEIETTETRALELQAPTVVQRKSVHEPLQTGIKAIDSMTPIGRGQRQLIIGDRQTGKTAVAIDTIINQKEFWETGDPTKQVRCIYVAIGQKGSTIAGVRGALEEAGAMEYTTIVAAPASDPAGFKYLAPYTGSAIGQHWMYEGKHVLIVFDDLSKQAEAYRAVSLLLRRPPGREAYPGDVFYLHSRLLERCAKLSDDMGAGSMTGLPIIETKANDVSAYIPTNVISITDGQIFLESDLFNANQRPAVNVGVSVSRVGGSAQIKAMRSVSGRLKIDLAQFRALEAFALFASDLDAASRQQLSRGQRLMELLKQGQYSPYPVEEQVVSVWLGTTGQLDDIAVGDVRQFEREFLDHLRRSSKVLGTIKETGKFEDDTAAALQHEVDEFKKTFRTEDRNPVEAGHEESAALDEGDVEQEQIVRQKRG from the coding sequence ATGACGGAGCTCACGATCCGCCCGGATGAGATCCGGGCCGCCCTGGACAGCTTCGTGCAGTCCTACGAGCCCGGCGCGGCCGCGCGCGAGGAGGTCGGGCGCGTCAGCGAGGCGGGGGACGGCATCGCCCGCGTCGAGGGTCTGCCCTCGGTGATGGCCAACGAGCTGCTCCGCTTCGAGGACGGCACGCTCGGCCTGGCCCTGAACCTCGACGTGCGCGACATCGGCGTCGTCGTCCTCGGTGAGTTCTCGGGCATCGAGGAGGGCCAGGAGGTCCAGCGCACCGGCGACATCCTGTCGGTGCCGGTGGGCGACGCATTCCTCGGCCGCGTGGTCGACCCGCTCGGCAAGCCGATCGATGGCCTCGGCGAGATCGAGACCACCGAGACCCGCGCGCTCGAGCTGCAGGCCCCGACCGTGGTGCAGCGCAAGTCGGTGCACGAGCCGCTGCAGACCGGCATCAAGGCCATCGACTCGATGACCCCGATCGGCCGCGGTCAGCGCCAGCTGATCATCGGCGACCGCCAGACCGGCAAGACCGCGGTGGCGATCGACACGATCATCAACCAGAAGGAGTTCTGGGAGACCGGCGACCCGACCAAGCAGGTTCGCTGCATCTACGTCGCCATCGGCCAGAAGGGCTCGACCATCGCGGGCGTCCGCGGTGCGCTCGAGGAGGCCGGGGCGATGGAGTACACCACCATCGTCGCGGCCCCGGCGTCCGACCCGGCCGGCTTCAAGTACCTCGCGCCCTACACCGGCTCGGCCATCGGCCAGCACTGGATGTACGAGGGCAAGCACGTCCTCATCGTGTTCGACGACCTGAGCAAGCAGGCCGAGGCCTACCGCGCCGTGTCGCTGCTGCTGCGTCGCCCGCCGGGCCGCGAGGCCTACCCCGGCGACGTCTTCTACCTGCACTCGCGGCTGCTCGAGCGCTGCGCGAAGCTCTCGGACGACATGGGCGCGGGCTCGATGACCGGTCTGCCGATCATCGAGACCAAGGCCAACGACGTGTCGGCGTACATCCCGACCAACGTCATCTCGATCACCGACGGCCAGATCTTCCTCGAGTCCGACCTGTTCAACGCCAACCAGCGCCCGGCGGTCAACGTCGGTGTGTCGGTGTCCCGCGTGGGTGGCTCGGCGCAGATCAAGGCGATGCGCTCGGTGTCGGGTCGTCTGAAGATCGACCTGGCGCAGTTCCGTGCGCTCGAGGCCTTCGCGCTGTTCGCGTCCGACCTGGACGCCGCGTCGCGCCAGCAGCTGTCGCGTGGCCAGCGCCTCATGGAGCTGCTCAAGCAGGGCCAGTACTCGCCGTACCCGGTGGAGGAGCAGGTCGTCTCGGTGTGGCTCGGCACGACCGGCCAGCTCGACGACATCGCCGTCGGCGACGTCCGGCAGTTCGAGCGCGAGTTCCTCGACCACCTGCGTCGCAGCAGCAAGGTGCTGGGCACCATCAAGGAGACCGGCAAGTTCGAGGACGACACCGCGGCGGCCCTGCAGCACGAGGTCGACGAGTTCAAGAAGACCTTCCGCACCGAGGACCGCAACCCGGTCGAGGCCGGCCACGAGGAGTCGGCCGCGCTCGACGAGGGTGACGTGGAGCAGGAGCAGATCGTCCGGCAGAAGCGCGGCTGA
- the atpE gene encoding ATP synthase F0 subunit C translates to MNLTGDIAILGYGLSAIGPGIGVGLVFAAYINGVARQPEARGMLQPIAFLGFALAEALAIFGLALAFVFKG, encoded by the coding sequence ATGAACCTGACCGGCGACATCGCCATCCTCGGCTACGGCCTCTCCGCCATCGGCCCCGGCATCGGTGTCGGCCTGGTGTTCGCCGCCTACATCAACGGCGTCGCGCGTCAGCCCGAGGCCCGCGGCATGCTCCAGCCGATCGCCTTCCTGGGCTTCGCCCTCGCCGAGGCGCTGGCCATCTTCGGCCTCGCGCTGGCGTTCGTCTTCAAGGGCTGA